The genome window GTATGTACTAGGAGATGAATTTCGATTAATCTTTGCAGGGTTCTCTTTTGGTGGTCTGTTGGCTTCGTCCATCACAGCAAAAGTGTGGCAGTCTCCCTCTTTAGGATGGAAGCACATGCAGGAGTCTCTAGTTTGTATTTCATTTGCTCAACCTCACCTACCTGTTCCTGAGTTAGACATCATTGCACAGGAATCCCCATTGATAGCACGTTCCATGCATCTGATATACTACGAGCAGGACAAGATTCCTCTTGTCATCTCATTGTTTGATCAAAAATGCAGTGCTTTCCTGGTGGAAACACGCACAAGTGAGCCAGGCCTTAAGTTGTTACTGCACAAAGAGCCAGGCACAGTGAGTTGTAAAAGTACACCACATGATTTAAAGATGTCAATGTTATTTACTAAGGCTTTTGAAGACCCACTGACCCAGAAGCTTATAAGGCAGCTTGGAACTCTAATGAACACTGTGAGTTTAATATTATCgcttacatgcatgtaaattgTACGGAGTGAAGTCCTGTTTATGTTATTGATTAATTTACATTGGTGCATGCTACCAGTTTTAATGATAGTGCAACATTCTTTTCATTTCTTCTTTACAATGTGTGAAGCGCCAGGAAATCAAGAGATCGCTATCTGAAGAACTGGAGAAGTCTCTGACTGTAATCTCTCCCATGGCTACTCAGATGCGTAATGCCGATTCAAACCACTTCACCCACTACTCATTGTGCACGGATCGCACCGAGAGGGGTCTTACTTTTAATAAGATTTCTAAGCAGGAGGTTCGCACTTGTTTCACTGTCGAAGATGTTGATGCCCTCCTCCGTAATCATAGCAAGGTACAAGTACGGTATATGTATTAAACTTGCCAACTGAACGTATCTTAAGTGACAAACAGTTACATTTACTGGTCAAGTAAAGCAATGTTATTGTACAAGTGCATGGTTGACTCAAAAATATTCCACGTGCACAGCACTCCATGATGGTGTACGCTGACAAGCTGGCCAGAGGTTATTTGAACAAGTCATCTGATTACACTATTCCAGACAACCATATCATACCCAAGTCTGTCCGTAAACTGCAGCCTGTTCTCACTGAAGTGCAAGTAGCCGAGTGCTCTTCAAATTTGTGTCTCACCTTATTTGGAGACAACCTCTGGTTCTGCAAAATGTTTGAGATTGAGGGAATTGAGTTCCCAGTTTTAGTGTCTGCTAACTCTCAATCTAGCATTCAATCCAGTCTCTCCGATATGGACAGTAGTGTGTTGGGTGATATCTCTAATGGAGATCCTTTAAGCGTCACTCTCCATTCTCATTTTGGGGAGCCTCTGGTTGTTCAATCAATTCTACACAAAAAGGTGCTTTAAAATTGTCAACAGAGCGTTTGCGTCGTGTTTAAGCATAATTGTTTATTAGAAAGTACAGTATCCACAAGCTTTCTCAGAAGGCTTTCTAAAACAGAACATTTAGtggtcataataattattatgtcaatcCAGTTCCATTCATTTAATTTGCAGGAATATGCTAAAACAGCCAGACAGCGTCATGTTGAAGCACTCAAGCCATCAGAGCTAATTGAGTTGACATATCTCAGTGCGTTACTAGAACGGCAACCACACGGACATTTTGCTGATACAACTTCTTTTAAGGCCACGACTATTCGGAAATTTATTGACAATGCACAAAAGTCTGTCCCTTTAGAGAGCATAGGTATGTGTTGTACATCCGAAAACAATGTGGTATCTGAAACATGTGCTAAAGTAATTTTAACGCACGCTGACAACCTACCATTCTCGTTGCCTCTCTGTGAATTGGCTGAACGCACTCTCTCAAGAGTTCGTGTAAGCGATGGAGGGTCTAATTCCCCAGATGGAACAGTTGAGATGATTAGTGCATTGACTGAAAATACGTGCTATACTAGTATTGACTTTCTGTACCCACAATGTTTTCCGACATCTCCTTACGCAGAGCTGGTGAGAGTTAGAAGTGAACTCGAGTCTCGAGTAAAAAATGACCCTGCCCATCCTGATGACGCAACGTTTGATGATGTATCCACCGTTTTGTCAGATATCAAAGATCTTAGGCATTCAACATTAGCTATCTCTGTGACCCTTCTTGGAAAGTACTTTGAGTGTCAAAAGATCTTAGTTCAGCATGGAGCCTTACTGAAGCTACATGATCTTACAGCTGATAGAAGGACTGAGTTGCTTCAGAAAGGAGATGTAGAATCCAACCAGATGGAGTCGAGTTTGATCACACCACTCAAAGATCAACCATATGCTGCTGAGATTGGCTACTCATTTTTGCTCGAAAGTCGACTTGCAAAGCTTTGTAAAGAGCTGAGAATCACTCAAAACTACCCGCTTGACACTCTGATACAAAGCTGGAAAAATAAGTTCAAAGGCTACCCATTATCACTTATCGTTGAGTCTAGCATCCCAGTAGTTGCTCGCTGGTTGAAATGGTGCTTGATGGTCAACAATTTGAGAACGGAGGTGTGTAAAAAGTTTCCTCCTGCAATTGGGGTGGTTGGCCTTATCAACTCCGGTAAAACAAAGCTTGTTCACTCCCTTTTTGGAATACAGGTGAGTGAAGCCTATTTTTCATTCACCTTGCAAGTTTcattatgtatacacacaacttCCACTAGGTATCATCCGGAACTAACGAAAACACACGGACCACTATTCCCTTTGTGTACAACTTAAATGATACCGTTGGCAATGTGGACATTGTGGACTTTCCTGGTGTTAATGATGTTGACAAGAGCGTTTTCGATGTGGGAAATTTAATTCTTACACTAGCCCAAGTCATAATTTTTGTTGTGGATTAcaggtataatataattatgttccgtCATATGAATGTTATACTGTAATACCTCTAATTAaggtgaccctccaaatatgcaacAGCTTAGGCAATTTTCtaacctctaaaagtagcaacagctgcgttgacaattaatgTCGTGTCCTAAatggaggtaaatgtagccacaccctagcctcgattctagccACTGGAAAATACACGTTTTTAAGCGGctagaaatcgaggcaagtagactgagtagagccaattagatgcgaccctctaaatatgcgacaccaggtcTTCTCGGAGGAGGTCCaacaaccgtgcgcctaacattaatgtttgctgaatcagcattttgCCTTTAGAGGTAGGTGTTTGCACTCCTCTTAGACTTAGTCCTCTGTCTCGTATTATGCTAGGTCTATTTCTATAATAGTAGCTCTAACTCTCTCAACAACATCTGTAAAGGCCAATTATATTAAACGATgattcagcaaaaattaatgctaggTGCATGCACAGTTGTCTGTCTTCAACCGAATTTTTCAAatctccaaaagaagcgacctctggcttcgtgaTTATTAAAAAAGTATTGCCTTAATTAGTTAGAGGGGGCTGGCTCGATCATAATTTGTGATACTTTTTtttgtattgtagagcataatacaaaaattaaaaaacTACACTGtaaacgtcactatcctgagctgtacgaatacagtagactctcgctattctggctctctggaagtacggccacctctcgatataccggtcatttggtttggcacggattgctagctatagtgcacaaaactcaccctgaagtacgaccactcactattccgtatactggccagtgctggctgtcccaaactagGTAATTTTGTACGTTATTACAGCCGAATATGAtcttttgggtgtggtttggcagataaaattgttAATAGAGAgcaaaatgattcattatccttcattatcctcgagataagaaccgcaaaattagtcattaggtTCGAGGCAAGGTCGTTTTGCTGtggctatttcctgaaatacagccacctcgctattccagccaagctgcactgtcccaagggtgaccggattaacgagaatCTACTGTATTTACGAAATACTTAAATAggcagttcatacgaaaatgttcactaacgaaaattacccactatatacggtaaatgtacatgtagcatttCATTTGCTTTTAAAGCAGATCAGTTTCTGTAATCAATACTATTTCTTCGAGTTAGCAAAATAGGACACATATTACTTACTTGTCCACACTTAATAgtacctgtactgtatatagggACGTAGCATCAGAAGCATCAAAATCTTGGCTGGATACACTCAGGTTGAAGGATGTGCCAATGCTTGTCTGCCTCACTTATGCTGACAAGTTCTATGCTGAGCAAATGGGCAACGATGGTGAACACCCTGA of Halichondria panicea chromosome 9, odHalPani1.1, whole genome shotgun sequence contains these proteins:
- the LOC135341812 gene encoding uncharacterized protein LOC135341812 isoform X3 — encoded protein: MGCAGAEDYLSDDEDSNDHPNNTAAAYVTTTKMWRRKTALRVYFMDEQILNSWSVDRATMNVDNILGWAAEWNTQLAPNIPKFIKEDVIEMSDIRVSFGRGAGCWSKVGTDAKNVPGTAPTMNLTLKNFPPDFQRYLVIHEFGHVLGLQHEHQRSDFWIAGSKYLDVKKMERDHRMKFTDFVVDILQLSYKGDMSTYDPDSIMHYWFDVRWLKDKYEKYQNRSHVQQCKKLTEKQRKFLLGIHSNNGSSFSQRPSQTDLLFLQKCYSSRDFPDNDSGSFRPSLQGPTSSQTPKDCTECSPDQIQHIQLVRKQLKYVHKIRNIDKDSVNTVSQGALLDYIENYTKGCSPDFNHLKSHLESLQLHEGLVSDSCVLELALKHVDDKKDEKNGKEPLFCKDVVYHASLCCLAVNTCDSMSSLQMFLSDKKRISGHCFQEVSLSYSEQERYLIARQGESTYYVALQGVSDVREWLIYRSFKEGIAAQINSFPVQFIVDLLAGKMNRVVLTGFSFGGLLASSITAKVWQSPSLGWKHMQESLVCISFAQPHLPVPELDIIAQESPLIARSMHLIYYEQDKIPLVISLFDQKCSAFLVETRTSEPGLKLLLHKEPGTAFEDPLTQKLIRQLGTLMNTRQEIKRSLSEELEKSLTVISPMATQMRNADSNHFTHYSLCTDRTERGLTFNKISKQEVRTCFTVEDVDALLRNHSKHSMMVYADKLARGYLNKSSDYTIPDNHIIPKSVRKLQPVLTEVQVAECSSNLCLTLFGDNLWFCKMFEIEGIEFPVLVSANSQSSIQSSLSDMDSSVLGDISNGDPLSVTLHSHFGEPLVVQSILHKKEYAKTARQRHVEALKPSELIELTYLSALLERQPHGHFADTTSFKATTIRKFIDNAQKSVPLESIGMCCTSENNVVSETCAKVILTHADNLPFSLPLCELAERTLSRVRVSDGGSNSPDGTVEMISALTENTCYTSIDFLYPQCFPTSPYAELVRVRSELESRVKNDPAHPDDATFDDVSTVLSDIKDLRHSTLAISVTLLGKYFECQKILVQHGALLKLHDLTADRRTELLQKGDVESNQMESSLITPLKDQPYAAEIGYSFLLESRLAKLCKELRITQNYPLDTLIQSWKNKFKGYPLSLIVESSIPVVARWLKWCLMVNNLRTEVCKKFPPAIGVVGLINSGKTKLVHSLFGIQVSSGTNENTRTTIPFVYNLNDTVGNVDIVDFPGVNDVDKSVFDVGNLILTLAQVIIFVVDYRDVASEASKSWLDTLRLKDVPMLVCLTYADKFYAEQMGNDGEHPEESKIKLALQRQLKTIRYRVKIPGCLDVKFCTFSQDKDSIFNNEKERERLRDVGISTPKDVGHWIARTFEHRLENKTLALNIRTYLDQHKGLF
- the LOC135341812 gene encoding uncharacterized protein LOC135341812 isoform X2 — encoded protein: MVTQLFKGCAGAEDYLSDDEDSNDHPNNTAAAYVTTTKMWRRKTALRVYFMDEQILNSWSVDRATMNVDNILGWAAEWNTQLAPNIPKFIKEDVIEMSDIRVSFGRGAGCWSKVGTDAKNVPGTAPTMNLTLKNFPPDFQRYLVIHEFGHVLGLQHEHQRSDFWIAGSKYLDVKKMERDHRMKFTDFVVDILQLSYKGDMSTYDPDSIMHYWFDVRWLKDKYEKYQNRSHVQQCKKLTEKQRKFLLGIHSNNGSSFSQRPSQTDLLFLQKCYSSRDFPDNDSGSFRPSLQGPTSSQTPKDCTECSPDQIQHIQLVRKQLKYVHKIRNIDKDSVNTVSQGALLDYIENYTKGCSPDFNHLKSHLESLQLHEGLVSDSCVLELALKHVDDKKDEKNGKEPLFCKDVVYHASLCCLAVNTCDSMSSLQMFLSDKKRISGHCFQEVSLSYSEQERYLIARQGESTYYVALQGVSDVREWLIYRSFKEGIAAQINSFPVQFIVDLLAGKMNRVVLTGFSFGGLLASSITAKVWQSPSLGWKHMQESLVCISFAQPHLPVPELDIIAQESPLIARSMHLIYYEQDKIPLVISLFDQKCSAFLVETRTSEPGLKLLLHKEPGTAFEDPLTQKLIRQLGTLMNTRQEIKRSLSEELEKSLTVISPMATQMRNADSNHFTHYSLCTDRTERGLTFNKISKQEVRTCFTVEDVDALLRNHSKHSMMVYADKLARGYLNKSSDYTIPDNHIIPKSVRKLQPVLTEVQVAECSSNLCLTLFGDNLWFCKMFEIEGIEFPVLVSANSQSSIQSSLSDMDSSVLGDISNGDPLSVTLHSHFGEPLVVQSILHKKEYAKTARQRHVEALKPSELIELTYLSALLERQPHGHFADTTSFKATTIRKFIDNAQKSVPLESIGMCCTSENNVVSETCAKVILTHADNLPFSLPLCELAERTLSRVRVSDGGSNSPDGTVEMISALTENTCYTSIDFLYPQCFPTSPYAELVRVRSELESRVKNDPAHPDDATFDDVSTVLSDIKDLRHSTLAISVTLLGKYFECQKILVQHGALLKLHDLTADRRTELLQKGDVESNQMESSLITPLKDQPYAAEIGYSFLLESRLAKLCKELRITQNYPLDTLIQSWKNKFKGYPLSLIVESSIPVVARWLKWCLMVNNLRTEVCKKFPPAIGVVGLINSGKTKLVHSLFGIQVSSGTNENTRTTIPFVYNLNDTVGNVDIVDFPGVNDVDKSVFDVGNLILTLAQVIIFVVDYRDVASEASKSWLDTLRLKDVPMLVCLTYADKFYAEQMGNDGEHPEESKIKLALQRQLKTIRYRVKIPGCLDVKFCTFSQDKDSIFNNEKERERLRDVGISTPKDVGHWIARTFEHRLENKTLALNIRTYLDQHKGLF
- the LOC135341812 gene encoding uncharacterized protein LOC135341812 isoform X1, which codes for MYQEPIVHALDSASTSQGALTPPTASGTGPGPKHLLCSPDALGCAGAEDYLSDDEDSNDHPNNTAAAYVTTTKMWRRKTALRVYFMDEQILNSWSVDRATMNVDNILGWAAEWNTQLAPNIPKFIKEDVIEMSDIRVSFGRGAGCWSKVGTDAKNVPGTAPTMNLTLKNFPPDFQRYLVIHEFGHVLGLQHEHQRSDFWIAGSKYLDVKKMERDHRMKFTDFVVDILQLSYKGDMSTYDPDSIMHYWFDVRWLKDKYEKYQNRSHVQQCKKLTEKQRKFLLGIHSNNGSSFSQRPSQTDLLFLQKCYSSRDFPDNDSGSFRPSLQGPTSSQTPKDCTECSPDQIQHIQLVRKQLKYVHKIRNIDKDSVNTVSQGALLDYIENYTKGCSPDFNHLKSHLESLQLHEGLVSDSCVLELALKHVDDKKDEKNGKEPLFCKDVVYHASLCCLAVNTCDSMSSLQMFLSDKKRISGHCFQEVSLSYSEQERYLIARQGESTYYVALQGVSDVREWLIYRSFKEGIAAQINSFPVQFIVDLLAGKMNRVVLTGFSFGGLLASSITAKVWQSPSLGWKHMQESLVCISFAQPHLPVPELDIIAQESPLIARSMHLIYYEQDKIPLVISLFDQKCSAFLVETRTSEPGLKLLLHKEPGTAFEDPLTQKLIRQLGTLMNTRQEIKRSLSEELEKSLTVISPMATQMRNADSNHFTHYSLCTDRTERGLTFNKISKQEVRTCFTVEDVDALLRNHSKHSMMVYADKLARGYLNKSSDYTIPDNHIIPKSVRKLQPVLTEVQVAECSSNLCLTLFGDNLWFCKMFEIEGIEFPVLVSANSQSSIQSSLSDMDSSVLGDISNGDPLSVTLHSHFGEPLVVQSILHKKEYAKTARQRHVEALKPSELIELTYLSALLERQPHGHFADTTSFKATTIRKFIDNAQKSVPLESIGMCCTSENNVVSETCAKVILTHADNLPFSLPLCELAERTLSRVRVSDGGSNSPDGTVEMISALTENTCYTSIDFLYPQCFPTSPYAELVRVRSELESRVKNDPAHPDDATFDDVSTVLSDIKDLRHSTLAISVTLLGKYFECQKILVQHGALLKLHDLTADRRTELLQKGDVESNQMESSLITPLKDQPYAAEIGYSFLLESRLAKLCKELRITQNYPLDTLIQSWKNKFKGYPLSLIVESSIPVVARWLKWCLMVNNLRTEVCKKFPPAIGVVGLINSGKTKLVHSLFGIQVSSGTNENTRTTIPFVYNLNDTVGNVDIVDFPGVNDVDKSVFDVGNLILTLAQVIIFVVDYRDVASEASKSWLDTLRLKDVPMLVCLTYADKFYAEQMGNDGEHPEESKIKLALQRQLKTIRYRVKIPGCLDVKFCTFSQDKDSIFNNEKERERLRDVGISTPKDVGHWIARTFEHRLENKTLALNIRTYLDQHKGLF